A single region of the Eulemur rufifrons isolate Redbay chromosome 8, OSU_ERuf_1, whole genome shotgun sequence genome encodes:
- the RXFP4 gene encoding relaxin-3 receptor 2, with protein MPTPNTSAFPPTFFWVNTSGGSVLSAADAADAAMPVQFLALRVMVALAYGLVGAIGLVGNLAVLWVLGNCARRAPGPPSDTFVFNLALADLGLALTLPFWAAESALDFHWPFGGALCKMILTATVLNVYASIFLITALSVARYWVVAMAAGPGSHLSLFWARVATLAVWVAAALVTVPTAVFGAEGEVWGVRLCLLRFPSRYWLGAYQLQRVVLAFVVPLGVITTSYLLLLAFLRRRQRRWQDSRVVARSVCILVASFFLCWFPNHVVTLWGVLVKFDLVPWDSTFYAIHTYVFPVTTCLAHSNSCLNPVLYCLLRREPRQALGDTFRDLRSKLWPQGRGWVEQVALKEVGRPWVVTTLPEGGPSTVLTNMDKGTPG; from the coding sequence ATGCCCACACCCAATACCTCTGCCTTTCCACCCACGTTCTTCTGGGTCAACACCTCTGGAGGCAGTGTGCTGAGTGCTGCTGATGCTGCTGATGCTGCTATGCCTGTTCAATTCCTGGCTCTGAGGGTCATGGTTGCCCTGGCCTATGGGCTTGTGGGGGCCATCGGCTTGGTAGGAAATTTGGCCGTTCTGTGGGTACTGGGTAACTGTGCTCGGCGAGCCCCTGGCCCACCTTCAGACACCTTTGTCTTCAACCTGGCTCTGGCGGATCTAGGGCTGGCACTCACTCTCCCCTTCTGGGCAGCCGAGTCGGCACTGGACTTCCACTGGCCCTTTGGAGGTGCCCTCTGCAAGATGATCCTGACGGCCACTGTCCTCAACGTCTACGCTAGCATCTTCCTCATCACGGCGCTCAGTGTTGCTCGCTACTGGGTGGTGGCCATggctgcagggccaggcagcCACCTCTCACTCTTCTGGGCCCGCGTGGCCACCCTGGCAGTGTGGGTAGCGGCTGCCCTGGTGACGGTGCCCACAGCTGTTTTTGGGGCTGAAGGTGAGGTGTGGGGTGTGCGCCTCTGCCTGCTGCGTTTCCCCAGCAGGTATTGGCTGGGTGCCTACCAGCTGCAAAGGGTGGTGCTGGCTTTTGTGGTGCCCTTGGGTGTCATCACCACCAGctacctgctgctgctggccTTCCTACGGCGGCGGCAACGGCGATGGCAGGACAGTCGGGTCGTGGCCCGCTCTGTCTGCATCCTGGTGGcctccttcttcctctgctgGTTCCCCAACCATGTGGTCACTCTCTGGGGTGTCCTGGTGAAGTTTGACCTGGTGCCCTGGGACAGCACTTTCTACGCCATCCATACTTACGTCTTCCCTGTCACGacttgcctggcacacagcaacaGCTGCCTCAACCCTGTGCTGTACTGTCTCCTAAGGCGGGAGCCCAGGCAGGCTCTGGGAGACACCTTCCGGGACCTGCGATCGAAGCTGTGGCCCCAGGGCCGAGGCTGGGTGGAACAGGTGGCCCTAAAGGAGGTAGGAAGGCCGTGGGTAGTGACCACCCTCCCGGAGGGTGGCCCATCTACTGTGCTTACCAACATGGACAAAGGGACACCAGGGTGA